One Prunus dulcis chromosome 7, ALMONDv2, whole genome shotgun sequence DNA segment encodes these proteins:
- the LOC117636022 gene encoding uncharacterized protein LOC117636022: protein MINMAQKHLHELLKEDQEPFLLKNYIADKRCQLKRPSPKTHLQVKKRRPISQVSNFPGNLCKNACLFSLHDSPDLRKSPLFEFPSPAARSPCKSPNAIFLQIPNRTAALLVEAAMRIQKQSSSSKPKTQNKNHSFGLFGSFLKRLTNRNRTQKREIKGDGVKVSVKDILRWDSSVGRRKISNEEKIESCLAVEEQTASEMSTGCEVCFSSSSCTGRPSSAVWSETNEDKSLDLDTASSSSQSEDSEVIEFETQQRVDSACLCNCEKINNGFCDSPFRFVLQTTPSPSGHRTPEFSSPAASPSRHKQEEEGLKKFQVEEEEEEDKEQCSPVSVLDPPFQDDDEGRDGDGDDEDGFDLECSYANVQRTKNQLLQKLRRFEKLAGLDPIELEKRMSEEEEDDEYNMDDLEGQSEQYDDDEPETSDSRMEENLDELVREILSQSNFHCIRKRIPEDVKRLVSDLIVEEQKEEEEAAFSDKRVVVVRRVCERFESWKEVESNTIDMMVEQDFRKELDGWKKNQDQVGETAMEIEVAIFALLVDELAMELV from the exons ATGATCAATATGGCTCAGAAGCATTTACATGAGCTGCTCAAAGAAGATCAAGAGCCGTTTCTTCTCAAGAACTACATTGCTGATAAACGTTGCCAGCTGAAAAGACCCTCCCCAAAAACCCATTTGCAGGTCAAAAAACGCAGACCCATCTCCCAAGTTTCAAACTTTCCCGGAAACCTCTGCAAAAACGCTTgccttttctctctccatgACTCTCCGGACCTCAGAAAATCTCCACTCTTTGAGTTTCCATCACCAGCAGCCAGAAGCCCATGCAAGAGTCCCAATgccatttttcttcaaatccCAAATAGAACCGCAGCTCTGCTTGTCGAAGCTGCTATGAGGATTCAGAAACAGTCATCAtcttcaaaacccaaaacccagaaCAAAAATCACAGCTTTGGGCTATTTGGCTCGTTTTTGAAGAGACTAACAAATCGAAATCGAACCCAAAAGCGAGAAATCAAAGGGGATGGGGTTAAGGTCTCTGTTAAGGACATTCTTAGGTGGGATTCATCAGTTGGGCGTAGAAAGATTTCCAATGAGGAAAAGATTGAGTCTTGTTTGGCTGTTGAGGAGCAAACTGCTTCTGAGATGAGCACTGGTTGTGAGGTgtgcttttcttcttcttcttgcacTGGTAGGCCCAGCAGTGCAGTGTGGTCTGAAACCAACGAAGACAAGTCTTTAGATTTAGATACTGCCTCAAGTAGCAGCCAGTCTGAGGACTCAGAAGTGATTGAGTTTGAGACCCAACAAAGAGTAGATTCAGCTTGTCTTTGCAATTGTGAGAAGATCAACAATGGCTTCTGTGATAGCCCTTTCCGTTTCGTGCTCCAAACAACACCCTCGCCGTCCGGCCACCGGACGCCTGAGTTTTCATCGCCGGCGGCGTCTCCTAGTCGCCACAAACAAGAG GAGGAGGGACTGAAGAAATTCCAAgtagaagaagaggaagaggaagataaGGAGCAGTGCAGTCCTGTTTCTGTATTGGACCCTCCATTCCAAGACGATGACGAGGGACGTGACGGTGACGGTGACGATGAAGACGGTTTTGATTTGGAGTGCAGCTATGCCAATGTACAGA GAACAAAGAATCAGCTACTGCAGAAGCTTCGTAGATTTGAGAAATTGGCAGGGTTGGATCCAATTGAACTCGAAAAAAGAAtgtcagaagaagaagaagatgatgaatatAACATGGATGATCTAGAAGGACAATCAGAACAATATGACGACGATGAACCAGAAACATCAGATAGCAGGATGGAAGAAAACCTTGATGAGCTTGTCAGAGAAATACTTTCCCAATCAAACTTCCATTGTATCCGAAAAAGAATCCCGGAAGACGTGAAGAGGTTAGTCTCAGATCTCATTGTTGAGgaacagaaagaagaagaagaagctgctTTTAGTGACAAGAGAGTAGTGGTGGTGAGAAGGGTCTGCGAGAGATTTGAGTCCTGGAAAGAGGTGGAATCTAACACCATTGACATGATGGTTGAGCAAGATTTCAGAAAGGAGCTTGATGGGTGGAAGAAAAATCAAGACCAAGTGGGAGAGACTGCAATGGAGATTGAGGTTGCCATATTTGCCCTACTGGTGGATGAATTGGCAATGGAGCTAGTTTGA
- the LOC117635001 gene encoding UPF0481 protein At3g47200 isoform X1: MTTLEMGINPIQQETNHVIGIWEVNEDRLASMHKKISEPPRLLSNAAGKPSCCIFRIPQSLLEINGKSYNPQILSIGPYHRGEPRLKMIEEHKWRYLGSLLSRTEAKGLTLNDYFKALEPLQAEARECYSESINLSTDEFIEMMVLDGCFIIELFRKFGRLVKFEEYDPLVCMVWIISFLVRDLLRLENQIPYFVLEVLFDLTTLPEHKDNGKTLSLLALEFFNHHMQRPDHVIQNHQNLTGVHLLDLLRASVIPPGHDEPQRGNIIPTHTIHCVSKLRRAGIKLRPCEGESFLVIKFKRGVIEMPTITIDDFMSSFLLNCVAYEQCHKSCSKHITTYATLLDCLVNTYKDVEYLCDRNIIENCFGNDGDVARFVNNLGKDVAFDMDRCYLAKLFNDVHHYYGNSCHVQWASFKYTYFDTPWSCISAFAALILLIMTLLQTFYTVLGHYQT; encoded by the exons atgaCAACACTGGAGATGGGCATCAATCCAATACAACAAGAAACCAACCATGTGATCGGTATCTGGGAAGTGAACGAGGACCGCTTAGCCTCCATGCACAAGAAGATCTCAGAGCCTCCAAGACTCCTCAGCAATGCAGCAGGCAAACCGTCTTGCTGCATTTTCAGAATCCCACAGAGCCTGCTCGAGATAAACGGCAAGTCGTACAACCCCCAGATCCTCTCAATCGGCCCATACCACAGAGGGGAGCCACGCCTCAAGATGATCGAAGAGCACAAGTGGCGCTACTTGGGTTCCTTGCTGTCAAGAACAGAGGCCAAAGGGTTGACTTTAAACGATTATTTCAAGGCGTTAGAGCCACTGCAAGCCGAGGCCAGAGAATGCTACTCAGAAAGTATAAACCTCAGTACAGATGAGTTCATTGAAATGATGGTTCTTGATGGTTGTTTTATAATTGAATTGTTTAGGAAATTTGGGCGTTTGGTTAAGTTTGAGGAATATGACCCCCTTGTCTGCATGGTTTGgataatatcatttttggTCAGGGACTTGCTTAGGCTTGAGAATCAAATACCCTATTTTGTTCTTGAGGTCTTGTTTGATCTAACAACTTTGCCAGAACATAAAGACAATGGGAAAACACTCTCGTTGCTTGCATTGGAATTCTTCAACCACCATATGCAGAGGCCTGACCATGTCAtacaaaatcaccaaaatctcACAG GCGTGCATTTGCTTGACTTGTTGCGCGCAAGTGTTATACCACCAGGGCATGATGAACCACAAAGAGGCAACATTATCCCAACACATACCATTCATTGTGTTTCGAAGCTTCGCCGTGCCGGGATCAAGCTCAGACCGTGCGAAGGTGAGAGCTTCTTGGTGATCAAATTCAAGCGCGGAGTCATTGAAATGCCCACGATAACCATCGACGATTTCATGAGCTCCTTCCTGCTCAACTGTGTGGCCTATGAGCAGTGCCACAAGTCATGTTCCAAGCACATCACCACCTATGCAACATTGCTGGATTGTCTCGTGAACACATACAAGGATGTTGAGTACTTGTGCGACCGAAACATCATTGAGAATTGCTTTGGGAACGACGGGGACGTTGCTCGATTTGTTAACAATTTGGGGAAAGATGTGGCTTTTGATATGGACAGATGCTATCTGGCTAAGTTGTTCAATGATGTGCACCACTATTACGGGAATAGTTGTCATGTTCAATGGGCTAGCTTCAAGTACACTTACTTTGACACTCCATGGTCCTGCATATCTGCCTTTGCTgcattgattttgttgataATGACCTTGTTGCAGACCTTTTACACTGTTCTAGGTCATTATCAGacttga
- the LOC117635001 gene encoding UPF0481 protein At3g47200 isoform X2, with protein sequence MTTLEMGINPIQQETNHVIGIWEVNEDRLASMHKKISEPPRLLSNAAGKPSCCIFRIPQSLLEINGKSYNPQILSIGPYHRGEPRLKMIEEHKWRYLGSLLSRTEAKGLTLNDYFKALEPLQAEARECYSEKHKDNGKTLSLLALEFFNHHMQRPDHVIQNHQNLTGVHLLDLLRASVIPPGHDEPQRGNIIPTHTIHCVSKLRRAGIKLRPCEGESFLVIKFKRGVIEMPTITIDDFMSSFLLNCVAYEQCHKSCSKHITTYATLLDCLVNTYKDVEYLCDRNIIENCFGNDGDVARFVNNLGKDVAFDMDRCYLAKLFNDVHHYYGNSCHVQWASFKYTYFDTPWSCISAFAALILLIMTLLQTFYTVLGHYQT encoded by the exons atgaCAACACTGGAGATGGGCATCAATCCAATACAACAAGAAACCAACCATGTGATCGGTATCTGGGAAGTGAACGAGGACCGCTTAGCCTCCATGCACAAGAAGATCTCAGAGCCTCCAAGACTCCTCAGCAATGCAGCAGGCAAACCGTCTTGCTGCATTTTCAGAATCCCACAGAGCCTGCTCGAGATAAACGGCAAGTCGTACAACCCCCAGATCCTCTCAATCGGCCCATACCACAGAGGGGAGCCACGCCTCAAGATGATCGAAGAGCACAAGTGGCGCTACTTGGGTTCCTTGCTGTCAAGAACAGAGGCCAAAGGGTTGACTTTAAACGATTATTTCAAGGCGTTAGAGCCACTGCAAGCCGAGGCCAGAGAATGCTACTCAGAAA AACATAAAGACAATGGGAAAACACTCTCGTTGCTTGCATTGGAATTCTTCAACCACCATATGCAGAGGCCTGACCATGTCAtacaaaatcaccaaaatctcACAG GCGTGCATTTGCTTGACTTGTTGCGCGCAAGTGTTATACCACCAGGGCATGATGAACCACAAAGAGGCAACATTATCCCAACACATACCATTCATTGTGTTTCGAAGCTTCGCCGTGCCGGGATCAAGCTCAGACCGTGCGAAGGTGAGAGCTTCTTGGTGATCAAATTCAAGCGCGGAGTCATTGAAATGCCCACGATAACCATCGACGATTTCATGAGCTCCTTCCTGCTCAACTGTGTGGCCTATGAGCAGTGCCACAAGTCATGTTCCAAGCACATCACCACCTATGCAACATTGCTGGATTGTCTCGTGAACACATACAAGGATGTTGAGTACTTGTGCGACCGAAACATCATTGAGAATTGCTTTGGGAACGACGGGGACGTTGCTCGATTTGTTAACAATTTGGGGAAAGATGTGGCTTTTGATATGGACAGATGCTATCTGGCTAAGTTGTTCAATGATGTGCACCACTATTACGGGAATAGTTGTCATGTTCAATGGGCTAGCTTCAAGTACACTTACTTTGACACTCCATGGTCCTGCATATCTGCCTTTGCTgcattgattttgttgataATGACCTTGTTGCAGACCTTTTACACTGTTCTAGGTCATTATCAGacttga
- the LOC117634771 gene encoding uncharacterized protein LOC117634771: MTFLFANSSSTLHWKIVEHCVNLDTLSSYLWARVVSTYINDSLIKKFLLCERTNIIQPILRKEKEIPTILKWSLVELHTRFNQIEDLNDIESIFKTPKKRKTIREEKYPVDKNTKAKEQRKKEASSILL; encoded by the exons ATGACATTCCTCTTTGCCAACTCATCATCCACTTTGCACTGGAAAATTGTTGAGCACTGTGTGAATCTAGACACACTTTCAAGCTATTTGTGGGCAAGAGTTGTTTCAACCTACATAAATGACTCATTGATAAAAAAG TTTCTACTGTGTGAGAGGACAAACATCATACAACCAATCCTTCGCAAGGAGAAAGAAATTCCTACAATTCTTAAATGGAGTCTTGTGGAACTCCACACAAGATTCAACCAAATAGAGGACTTAAATGACATAGAG AGTATTTTCAAAACCCCTAAAAAGCGAAAAACTATTAGAGAAGAGAAATATCCTGTTGACAAG AATACAAAGGCTAaagaacagagaaagaaagaggcgTCAAGCATCTTGCTATGA
- the LOC117634756 gene encoding dehydration-responsive element-binding protein 1F-like — translation MTDFTDDASSSSSNRVSAQAHLQSVEFKKRKAGRKKFNETRHPIYKGVRQRCGKWVCELRQPDQKKSRIWLGTFTCPDMAARAYDVAALALKGKSAALNFPHEASTLPRIASTCAVKDLQCAAAEAAEGFFEVEVKSSGLEEKEEEEVVYLDEEELFNMPGLIDSLAEGLILTPPAMQKGFNWNDFDDDMENAVDFSLWSD, via the coding sequence ATGACAGATTTTACAGACGACGCGTCGTCGTCTTCTTCGAATCGAGTTTCAGCTCAAGCCCACTTGCAGAGTGTAGAGTTTAAGAAGAGGAAGGCAGGGAGGAAGAAGTTCAATGAGACAAGGCACCCAATTTACAAAGGCGTGAGGCAAAGGTGTGGAAAGTGGGTTTGTGAGCTGAGGCAGCCTGATCAGAAGAAGTCCCGGATATGGCTGGGGACCTTCACCTGCCCTGACATGGCGGCTAGGGCTTATGATGTAGCGGCTTTGGCTCTCAAGGGAAAGTCTGCTGCTCTGAACTTTCCTCATGAGGCAAGTACCCTGCCACGCATTGCGTCCACGTGTGCTGTTAAAGACCTACAGTGTGCTGCTGCGGAGGCTGCTGAGGGTTTTTTTGAGGTTGAAGTTAAATCATCAGGTTTGgaggagaaggaagaagaagaagtggtGTATTTGGATGAGGAGGAGTTGTTTAACATGCCGGGGTTGATTGACAGCTTGGCTGAGGGTTTGATTCTCACTCCACCAGCCATGCAGAAAGGTTTTAATTGGAATGattttgatgatgatatgGAGAATGCTGTTGATTTTTCCTTGTGGAGTGATTGa